The genomic region CGCAAATTGTACAAAACAATGTTGACAGAATATGAAGATGTGCTTCAATACTCACCGACAtgggaaaaaatgtcaaattcggCAAAAGTGACGCGCTCGTGCAGTGCAGCTGCTTGACGCGTGCTGCTCTACTTCCTGGTCGGGTGACGTCATCACGCTGGTGCGTCAAGACCGacgattacaaaaacaaaaaacattggacGAAATCAACTTTTAATAACAAATAGTAATCAAACCTAAGTAAGAACATATCGTCACTGTAAGTAGTGGCTGGATATGTCTGTCTTTTGAAacaccgtaaaaaaaaaaaaaaaaaaaaaaaaaaaagggcgatTGGACTCAGTAAGTCACCAGTCGACCTTTGCTTGCTTGAACTGTTTTGAAGAATTTGAGAaagtccataaaaatgtattttcagtccAGAAAAGGTCATGAAAACGAGAAgcagcatttttattattttttttaaacatgtagaAGGCGgaatggggtagatgccacgtACTTCCGGGTTCCGCACATCCGTGCCGTTTCCGGCCAGTGCTGGCCGCGTGCCAACACTCGCACCCCCACACCTGCGCCCCCCAATCGTCTCAGTTAGACACCTGAGACACACACAGTAGAACACTCGCACCCGTCGACGGGAACGTGCGACCGAGTGGCACAAAACGCAAGAATTGGGACGCGGGTGGCCCACGTCGCAAAGCTGATGTGTGGAAAAACCCGGAAAAACCCGCAAGTACCTCATATCCCTGTGGGAAAACGTCATCTGGCAACAACGGAAAAAGCAGCtattttcttttcacattttgtattttcttgGATTGAAATATCATTTTGTGTAAGATATCGAATGCTTGTTTTCtgacaaacaaaatacatttgaaattcaaaataaattcacgatgGAGAATAATCACAAGAGGAAATGACAATTTAATTGTGCAATTTTACATCCAATCAAGCTCATTTGCAAAAGATGTGACGAAACTAACAAGATCAAAGTCTGCAATTTGGACGATTGTGTTTGCGCTGCTGTGATGGCTCCAAATAGCAGTCGATCAAATTGTATTGCTGAAGGCGCACGATGTGCAAGCGTGTCCCTCGTCACGTTTCCACGTACGCGCTGTAGGAGAAGCGGCCGATGAGCAGCGGCAGGTGAACGTTTCGCATGGAATCGGCGACGGTGAACACCACCTGCGGCACACGGAAAACACGATTCAGCCACGAGGCGCCGGCCGTCAACAAACGCGCTCGACCTTTCGTGACCTCGGCGTAGGGATAGAAGGAGTCGCGTCGCAGCTGGCTCCAGTACGAGCCCGTCTCAAAGCGCAACTTGTACGTTCCGGGGACGAACGCGTCCCGGCTGATCAGGTCTGCGCAGCGGCCATCTTCGTCCGTCGTCCTGAAATGTCACAAACGTCACAAACAAAATGGGGTCTTGGAAACGTGTCATTCGAGTGGAACACATACCAGGAGGAGACAAAGAATAAAATGGATTTATTCCTTTTCCATTTACAATGTACAATGCAAttgagcaacaacaacaagtattattattattattattttatagaaTCTCTGAATGAGCGTGTACtagataaaaatcaaatgtagcCCTCAAGAAGACTTtttgtctttaactcattcaaacccaaagacgtataaatacgtttttcaatactttgttcttcactcccaaaaacagatttatttgttttttctgtcaCTAAATAGTGCCTCTTTAATtattgaacttaaaaaaaaaaaaaagtgtcagtgtTGTAGCCGTTATTTGCTGTCAAATCAAGTCATCTTCATTGATAGATGGCTTTGTTGAAATGGAAACAATAAGTtatggtaacatttcatttggtgATTGTTTTGcgtgccactagagggagccgaGCGAGCGTACCCGACGTTGAGCATTTTCCACAGCTTGAGCCGCGAGTCCATTCGATGCAGGCTGAGGGCCACGCGGGTCGCCGGAACGCCGTCGCTGGTGTTCAGCACGCGCGTGCTCAGCGGGCTGCGCGATGACGTCATCCGACACCACGACAACGACAACCTGTGgaagggaaaacaa from Festucalex cinctus isolate MCC-2025b chromosome 3, RoL_Fcin_1.0, whole genome shotgun sequence harbors:
- the urahb gene encoding 5-hydroxyisourate hydrolase b; this translates as MLGRPSQNFQLAGRLSLSWCRMTSSRSPLSTRVLNTSDGVPATRVALSLHRMDSRLKLWKMLNVGTTDEDGRCADLISRDAFVPGTYKLRFETGSYWSQLRRDSFYPYAEVVFTVADSMRNVHLPLLIGRFSYSAYVET